From the genome of Maniola hyperantus chromosome 9, iAphHyp1.2, whole genome shotgun sequence:
GAAAAGacctgctcactacagagcacgggtctcatctcagaatgagaaaggttatggccatagtctaacacgctggccaagtgtagattaGCAGATTTCAAGcacctttaaaaacattatggagaactcccaggcatgccggtttcctcacatgttttccttcaccattaaagcaaatgatatttaattatttaaaacacataactccgaaaaggttAGATATgcaagcccgggatcgaacccctgacctccgattaggagacggacgtcttaaccactaggctatcacagcttttaccgTATAGgtaacatacataaatgtaaaaagtGTAAGTACTCTTGAAATGATGCCAATCTACTAAGTTACCTGGTCTGCAGCTAAGGCTGCGTGTCCATTGTGTAACGGCTCTCGCAACGTGTCGTCTTCTTCGTCCGACGGAACGTCGTAGAACTCTTCACTGTCCATTTCGATGTCTGTGCCTACAAACATAAAATACTGTCTATTATGGCCTGTGTGAATGAATTCAAAGCTTGTCCTTGTCGTCGCACCAGATTTTAAAAGTTATTGCAAAAATAGAACTATTTGCATAGCGCTACAGTTTCACGTTATTTTGGATGCTAGAGATATGTTCTTTTGATTGTTTTTGTTTGAGTGAGTTGCTTTACATATAGATACAGCAGATGCTTCTATTAGTTAATTTAGAATTCTGTTTGGCGCTTATTGAATTgttgtaccaagtggggtatcatatgaaagggctttacgtgAAGAttctaacacagatttttaatcatttttgctcataagtttttgatttatcgtgcaaaatgacgaaaaaatacgactgtagtacggaaccctcggtgcgcgagtctgactggcacttggccggttttttctttagAAATATAGAACCCAAAAAAATATGCTGAGTTCAGGAGGATTAGTCTAGTTCTGTTGTCCAGCTCCTCAatagagaaaaaaaatatataaaaggaatgaCTCTTACCAACTAATGACTGGCAGTCGGTGAAGTACTCCGAGTCTGTGACGTCACCGGCGGGCGCGGCCGCGGCGGGGACTTCGCGCCTCACGCGCGGCTTCTGTCGCGCTCGACGCATGTTTCTGATTACAAAGAATACACTGAAAGTAAAGGCGCAAGCACATAGCCTACTATGTTGTAATGTATACTGTATAGGATGCTTATTTTGGTGTCCCAACATTATAAATGACTAGCtttagcccgcgacttcatccacaccTCACGGGAATTGTCTTTTCCcatggattttccaaaaaaaaatcataccaTATCCTGgcaattacaaaaacaaaaaacaattaaccAATTTAGTGCAGTCTTTTAGAAGCTATCCGCGTACATACATTTAGGCGATTTAGATTATagatttctataaaaaaaatcttggtaACTTTTGTGCATTTCACTGTGGAGATAGAGGTTATTATCCCGGCTagatgtaaaattttaaattaatgcaTATATATGTTTCAACTGTGTGTCAATGTGAAATGAATCAACCCATAGTCAATCATCTGTGTTTTAACACACATCTGTGTTGTGTATTTTAATACACAATATGTGTGTTGTGTGTTTTAGACCTACAACACAGTAATGTGTCTACAGCTGCAAGGTTGATTCATGTTATTGTCCAGTTTTTACACAATTTCCTAAAAAAAGGAGTACACCAAAAAGTACAGTATaccaaaaaattaatttagaaaAGTTTGTCTGGCGGTCTCAAATACATTGGATCTTTCATAGATTGAACTTTTACAGTATAAACCTTATTTATAATTGCAAGCAAACTATACATACGAGACTGCATGTCCATATATGGTCCCACAAATCATTTTAATGAATACCATATTGAAAGCAtgttatgggcagattacacctaccgagtacagtggcgagtcagtgtccttgGCCGAGTACTcagttggtataaacactttaacgagttaATTttgccgcaatttctcagccacagcactgtctcggccgagtgacattttactgtctctcTTCACtgctcggtaggtgtaatctgcccattaagAGCTGGTAAGATGGACTTACGTTTCTTTCTGCAATTCCCTCAGTGCTTCCAACTCAGATCGCATGGTTGCTACTTGTCTATCCAGTCTTGCAACTTCACtcactgaaataaaatatttcatcatcatcatcatcatcatgatcaacccatcgccggctcattactgagcacaggtctcctctcagaataagaaagaTTTAGGCCAaagtttcttcttcttcttcttttctacTCTATGGAAGGCTTTAGTTTGCCATACAAgtgtggcagacttcacacacctctgaaaATATTATGGATACTCTCAGGCAttgatttataatttcttataCAATGTCtagtaatccgctgaaacatcGGCTAAACATGccggaagaagcagccaccaggcaagcaatacgcaccaccaccacgcagcaccacacaaatcccaaacacaatcgATTGTGTTTGAGATTCCTGCaagtttagcagtgggagggcgggcggtgcatttcgcatgctgcatctagcaccatacagattcgacctgtttcagcggattacagcaaattaagcttttagttcattgtatatcatggacttccgcaaagtaacgcctgcttctatacaacatttataaTTCCTTccccattagaaagctactttatcacGAACTAACaggctatatattatatataggtatattaatttttacCTAAGCGAAACCAGGCTCATCAGCTAGTGCTTACATAAAGAACAAGTTTCAAACccttacccaacatagctctcCGCTTTTCAGCATACACCTGCTCGTAGATAAACACTCCAGCGGCACCCACGAGGCCTACAATAGCAGCTCCAACCATCAAACGTGGTGAGAAATAACTGTTTACGTTCATCTTAAAAACACTCTCTGAAGTTCTTCAAAATGACCCTAATTTCAATCAAATGTGACGGACACTTGATACCTACGTACGAAACTATTAGTTAATCGTTAGTAGAAAGTTATATTGtaacaaaataagtaactttctacaattttattattaatatacaatatactatactaataataaaatttttgtaattacTATTTTGGTGTTTCGTGTTTCTGGTTAGAAATTAGGAGCTGCGCCGTTCCCGTGTATCCGCTTATGCCTACGGGGTTTTCGATtgtctaataatataatttcagtGCTAATCAACTAATcaattaatgttgaaaaattgTTAAgcgtttacaaaatattttatttggattTTGGTGATTTTTGATGGATTTTTGGAATTCGGGAATGTCTCAAGTGTCAATGTCAAACAAAATATCACAGACTATCAAAAAAACATACTTCAAGCTTCAAAGCGATATTTCTGAGAAGTGAAAACTAAAAACCTTTTGTTTTCATAGCCCAAAATGCAATTTTCACACGAAGACTATATCTGTGGTGGACCTAGGTGGACTATTTGATTATTGTTTGCTATTCATACACATTTTGTACCGTCAGAATAGCGAACAACCCTAGTTACTTTGTAAAAAGAACCGATGGAACATCCCTAAAGCGTTTGATGCCATATTATATTAAGGATATAGATTCGTGGGTTTGATGCACTTTGACGGTTTGCTGCATAGATAATatcctagaataataaatactagggattccaacatcaacggataatatactaatatctcagaataaggactattagaagaaGCCCTATTATGACACTTATTGTTAGaccgagatagctaaatgcatttaagctcttattagaacgtgacaaaatgattatgttttgtccttatcaccaccacggccactttttttttgtttgctaaaatgtatttgtacgtgagtatttggcaaacaacgtgaagtgaggttatgttgacgcAAGTgttataaagaaataattgatttgttttattgtttttgaagttattgtgcaatggtgggttgcagtatactaggctacaatagccgaagcgaacgtaaaatagacggaataacattttacaagtaagtaggtacctctgcttgagcgagagggactgaagGGGCCACgccagttgcatatctggacatatctgtgactAGACTAATGGTTTGCTGACTGCTGTCATGTCAAACactgtcaaaataatttaattgtcaAACGCAGAGTACTTTTTGTTGAAATTAAAACGCCGtgtcgggtttttaaaaatgtgcaTAAAATGTGTTTATATTTATGATTGAAATTAAAAGAATTGGAAATGTTATTAATTTTCTCTGGGTTCTAGTTAATACTAATTAGGGCTACAAGTTGCCTTTATTCCTGTAGAACGTATTGAATAtggattatttttaataacaaggAATCATTAACAATTTACTTAGTTGGAATCTTTGTTTAGGAAGTGAAAATATGAGTTCGTCACGAAATACTTTGCACGACAACAAGGAACTTAACTGTCCTGGCCAAGTAAGTCCAATGGAACAAGAAAATGTTACAAATTTGCCAGAAAAAGACACTCAAAAATCGATAGCATCTTATGAATTGATCACAAGTCCAGACGCTCATGAAAATCCAGCAAAGTCGAACAGTGAGgtgaaaaacataaataattcaCCATTAAAAGAAGAAAGTGTCAAAAATGATGAATCTTTTTTGAGTAACATAGAGGAGTCATTATGTGGCAAAGGAGACATCATGTCTACGGAGCctaacaatgatgatgatgatgatttgagaTATGATGGCGATCTTTATAATAATGATGAGATAATAAATGAGGATGCCCTACTGGAAGAAAGTGTAGAATTACAAGATGACTTGAACAAAGTACAAgatgaaaaaaataacataGAAATTCAAAATCAAGACATCCCTCTTGAAGAAGATAAAATTGGCAAAATAGTTGTACTTAAAGACATCAAAAACTCAGAAAGTCAAAATAGCATCATGGGTGAAGCTCAAAAAATTGATAAAGAATGTGATAAACCTGATGATCCAAAAGACAAtcttttaaaagttgaaaaagaACCAGAAAATCAAAAGCATGAATCTTTAGTAGAAGAAAAAAACTTATGTAGTATAGATGAAAATCAAAAACCAATTTATGCAGATGTCAttacaaaaattgaaaataatgaaGCTGATACAAATATCACGGATGATGATAATACATCTCAGGATTCATCATTTGGACAGATAACAGAACATGGTTTGAACAAACCAAACATGATGTTAGAAATTCCCACTCAAGAAGTTATTGAGTTTagtgatgaagatgatgaagaATTAGAAGAAACGAATCTTAAAATGTCTGCTGACATAGATGAAGTTATTGATTTAGATGATAATTTGGTCAATATGGATGACGAAAAGATAGATCATGTAGATAACATTGTTAAAAGCTCAGTAGATAATGATATGACTATTTTAGCAGATCCCAGAGCTACTACTGATACCTCACAAATGATTGTACAAGATTATGAAACTTGTGAAGATGTAAATATGGATACAGCAGATAGTGCACAGAATGATGTTACAACAAATGCATTAAGTCTCGAAGCCGAAATAGCAGCTGATATAATAACAAAAGAAATGAATCATGTTGATGTTGATGTTGAAacttttattaaagaaaatgaaGTTATTCAAGACGAAAATGAAAATTCAATGGAAGAATTGATGAGTTCATTTGAAAGTGAAACTATTAAAGAGACGACCAGTCAGTTAGAAGGTACTGATGATGTGATTGAATTATCTGATGATAACATGGCAATTGAAGTAGAAGATTCAGAAAGTTCATCAGCAGAATCATTACCTGATCTGAATGCAAAAGCTGAAAATTCAATTAGGTCAGCAGCACTAGAAGAGGATATATTAAAGGAAACAGAAGAGATTGATAaccttattttaaaaagtaaaagatcTCAAACAAAACTTAGGGTTGCTGACACAAAAGTAAGCAGCAAACTTTacaaaacttttacaaaaacatGTGAAAAAAGTATATCAGAACAAAATATGAATGAATCTACAAATAGGCTAAAAATTTCTAGCCAAAAAGCTAACCTAGCCAATACTGAAAAAGATAAAACGGTTGCTATAGAAACATCACATGAAATGCCAATAATTATTGCAACAGAAACATTGCATCATAATGAATTGGCAAAAGAGGAAGGAATTTCACAAGGTATTTCTTATCAAAGTGTTGTGTCATCAGATAATACACAAATAACAACAGCTGAAATAAAAGCTTCGGAAGTATGTACATCAGAAAAAGTTACAATGGTTGACATGAATGCTTCTTCCCAGTCTGATGGTCAGTCAGTATCGAAAATTGAATCAAAACTACGTCAAAAAAGTCCATCAAAACTAAATATGGATGTTTTAACATTGGTCCATTCAGAAAATATTGATAAACAAAACTCTGATTCAGAAGGGGGATCACAAGTATCAAAAACGCCAATATTGATAGCTGAGCCTATTGTCTCAATAGATGATCCAATGTCATCGAGAAGTAATATAGATATTACAgaaataaatgaatataaaCATGAAACTGAGCTTAACTCCGATGTTTTAAAATCATCTTCATCTAAACTTGAAATAATGCTTGAAAAACCTTCATCTGACGATAACAAAGAACCTGTGTCTAATTTAGAAGAATCAATGGATGTAGATGGTGTAGATCAATTGGAGCTTTTAATGGAAGTTGATGGTATAGAGCAATTTAAGCCTATAATAGGAACAGAAATGTCAGAAATTGTTGAATCAGAACGATCTATATCAAAGATTGaaccaaaaataacaaaaacatgTGAACATATGACAGCTGAATCATGTGAATTATTACCAACATTAATGATTGAGCCAACAACATCAGATAAACTGACACCATCTGCATTGAAGCTTGAGCAAATAATATTAAAGCCAATTGAACCACAAGCATCTTTATCTAATATTAACCCAAAAACCTCAGAAGCAATTGAACCAATAATTTTAGAAACTGTTGATCCAAAGTCATCAACATCAAAGATTGAGCCAAAAACAATAGAAACATATGAACCATCACCATCTACTCCAATGATAGCTAAAACTGTTGATCCAAAGACAAAAACATCAAAGATTGAACCACTAACATCAGAACAAGTTGAACCACAAGCATCTTCATTTAATATTGGACAGAAAACATCAGAAATATTTGAACCACAACCAACAATATCAAAGATAGAACCAGCCACATCTAAAACTAGTAAGCCACAACCATCTAGATTAGAAACAGTTGAACCACAACCAACAACATCAAATATTGCACCACCAACATCAGAAAGTGTTGAACTACAACCATCAACATCAGAAACAGTTGAACCACAAACATATACATCTAATATTGGACAGAAAACATCAGAAATAGTTGAACCACAACCAACAACATCAAAGATTGAACCACCACTATCAGAAAGTATTGAACTACAATCATCAACATCAGAAACAGTTGAACCACAACCAATAACGTCAAAGATTGAACCACCAACATCAGAAAGTATTGAACTACAATTATCAACATCAGAAACAGTTGAACCACAACCAACAATGTCAAAAATTGAACCATCAACATCAAAAAGTATTCAACTACAATCATCAACATCAGAAACAGTTGAACCACAACCAACAACATCAAAAGTTGACCCATCAACATCACAAAGTATTGAACTACAATCATTACCATCAGAAACAGTTGAACCACAACCAACAATGACAACAATCGAACCACCAACATCAGAAAGTATTGAACTACAATCATCAACATCAGAAACAGTTGAACCACAACCAACAACATCAAAGATTGAACCACCAACATCAGAAAGTATTGAACCACAACCAATAACATCAAAGATTGAACCATCAACATCAAAAAGTATTGAACTACAATCACCAAGATCAGAAACAGCTGAACCACAACCAACAATGACAACGATCGAACCACCAACATTAGAAAGTATTGAACTACAATCATCAACATCAGAAACAGTTGAACGAAAACCAACAACATCAAAGATTGAACCACCAACATCAGAAAGTATTGAACTACAATCATCAACAGTGGAACCACAACCAACAACGTCAAAGATTGAATCACCACCATCAGAAAGTATTCAACCACAACCAACAACATCAAAGATGGGACCACTTACatcagaaaatattgtaccacCACCACCAACATCAGAAATTGTTGAACCACACCCACCAACTTTTGTATGTGGCACAGAAACATTAGATTCCAAACCAAGCAGTCCAAAAAATCAATTGGATATTGATTCTTTAATTCAAGATTCATCAAATGAGGTTCCAGAAATGACAGATAGTCTTGGACTCTTAGCAGAATCATCGAGGGTGATGGAGGATGATGAAGAacacgacgatgatgatgacgatgacggcGAAGATGAAGAGGATTTTGAACCTGATGATGgtatgtttgttttaaatatctCTCAATTTTATTCTTCTATATGCTATAGTAAAAAATCTCATTTCATATATATtccaattggggtatgaggcggtgggatgccccgcacatccgcccTCGCCCGCACAGGATTAGCGCAggaggtgtgcggggcgttccctccccaattgccatttcgacctgtcgcatactaagtATACATtgcttaaaatataatgtcactAAATGCATAAGGAACTCAAGAAAGAAGggttaaaataaacatttttgtgAATAGTTCTTATCAACAAATTACCACAAATGTTCGGgtccaattatttatttattaaaacttgCATGTTTCTGAAGTAATAAAGCCTATGATTTACTAAGTGAATGCTAGTAGACTTGCTAAATCTTAGGTTTTACTGGAAAATCATATCCTAGGATTAATGGAGTTCGAGTttttaaaacgtaaacttattgaaaaatcctattacaatgtaaaggattatttgaatgataagaaagcttgggaatgagttgcttaacaggtttgtgatagttctaagtgattttgtaaagtggtgataataaaaaaatactgataatgatgtgataataataaaagaatacccaactgagtttgttgtgggctcttctcagacgtgggcgcgtttggaatcctcatagctttagttttaagtacctattaattatcaccactatatcatgttacaaataaaaaaaattacagtcaggaagcgtaaaatttcacctattctgaataaataatttgagtttgagtttacaATTACATTTCAGAAAGCAGCAATCAAATGACAGCCGAACATTCTGAGGACTCCAGCGCTCAGCATTCAGAGTCAGATCCAAAGGACGGAGAGACACCAACTGATGAAAAACAAGCGTTTCAATTCAAAATATCTGAAAGTATTAGTGTCGAAGAAAAGGAACCTGAGAAAATGGTGTGTGAtgaggtaaataataatattgtaaattgatctcttgaaaagagcaaccgccgagtttcttgc
Proteins encoded in this window:
- the LOC117985187 gene encoding uncharacterized protein isoform X4, yielding MSSSRNTLHDNKELNCPGQVSPMEQENVTNLPEKDTQKSIASYELITSPDAHENPAKSNSEVKNINNSPLKEESVKNDESFLSNIEESLCGKGDIMSTEPNNDDDDDLRYDGDLYNNDEIINEDALLEESVELQDDLNKVQDEKNNIEIQNQDIPLEEDKIGKIVVLKDIKNSESQNSIMGEAQKIDKECDKPDDPKDNLLKVEKEPENQKHESLVEEKNLCSIDENQKPIYADVITKIENNEADTNITDDDNTSQDSSFGQITEHGLNKPNMMLEIPTQEVIEFSDEDDEELEETNLKMSADIDEVIDLDDNLVNMDDEKIDHVDNIVKSSVDNDMTILADPRATTDTSQMIVQDYETCEDVNMDTADSAQNDVTTNALSLEAEIAADIITKEMNHVDVDVETFIKENEVIQDENENSMEELMSSFESETIKETTSQLEGTDDVIELSDDNMAIEVEDSESSSAESLPDLNAKAENSIRSAALEEDILKETEEIDNLILKSKRSQTKLRVADTKVSSKLYKTFTKTCEKSISEQNMNESTNRLKISSQKANLANTEKDKTVAIETSHEMPIIIATETLHHNELAKEEGISQGISYQSVVSSDNTQITTAEIKASEVCTSEKVTMVDMNASSQSDGQSVSKIESKLRQKSPSKLNMDVLTLVHSENIDKQNSDSEGGSQVSKTPILIAEPIVSIDDPMSSRSNIDITEINEYKHETELNSDVLKSSSSKLEIMLEKPSSDDNKEPVSNLEESMDVDGVDQLELLMEVDGIEQFKPIIGTEMSEIVESERSISKIEPKITKTCEHMTAESCELLPTLMIEPTTSDKLTPSALKLEQIILKPIEPQASLSNINPKTSEAIEPIILETVDPKSSTSKIEPKTIETYEPSPSTPMIAKTVDPKTKTSKIEPLTSEQVEPQASSFNIGQKTSEIFEPQPTISKIEPATSKTSKPQPSRLETVEPQPTTSNIAPPTSESVELQPSTSETVEPQTYTSNIGQKTSEIVEPQPTTSKIEPPLSESIELQSSTSETVEPQPITSKIEPPTSESIELQLSTSETVEPQPTMSKIEPSTSKSIQLQSSTSETVEPQPTTSKVDPSTSQSIELQSLPSETVEPQPTMTTIEPPTSESIELQSSTSETVEPQPTTSKIEPPTSESIEPQPITSKIEPSTSKSIELQSPRSETAEPQPTMTTIEPPTLESIELQSSTSETVERKPTTSKIEPPTSESIELQSSTVEPQPTTSKIESPPSESIQPQPTTSKMGPLTSENIVPPPPTSEIVEPHPPTFVCGTETLDSKPSSPKNQLDIDSLIQDSSNEVPEMTDSLGLLAESSRVMEDDEEHDDDDDDDGEDEEDFEPDDESSNQMTAEHSEDSSAQHSESDPKDGETPTDEKQAFQFKISESISVEEKEPEKMVCDEVKIQEISKGTEKSVNVEALDKNRPSNKMETEAMEVDTMKLSDTEDAENKEAGCVLKALLLEKTPRTSTDSDYTAWTKKKKLSISKQESVVSYVDLEESSSDEDKNQPRTKASTVESEDPRDIPTEDISSDVPQNEPTEDVKEAEKSSGGSPKPVLEEGVVRSPMGLEVFNLDSDEEDSSMKQGTDNAVAAEKPPIQQDLKMTPAKPRRLMKCINRFCDNTDPSAGYYVADTSTAMYFEADKTKRTYVCEKCANVVEKRNQELIEGMKNFRPLFLLHTARNSEELVEISDSDSDDEPEPTLDQLQVVGKNGAKMLEEQLADMFNTTWAKYNMDDRLDETQIELQKEIENLEKECQQVHAMFDECQVATDKLRNSLYATFDPDIQELPSIVIFDKPNCSYTCLEPPSNERRQNKRSLSPFESTPDTPPAKKSATPTPAPPPAPAPAQNIPEVVFETAPQDTEPKVEQVNMDISVVTLAVEAAPDDLPPAGDLSYPPIKLGMTVYAMKNAFGTWLRAKVVEIQPKTHNMAFTMVRVRFEHKVTKNPFKTLPARCLSYFEPSEVRMTIGTRVIALFKDISCRQAYYSGIVAEIPNPVNKYRYLIFFDDGYAQYAPHSQTRLVCEFSSLVWEEVHPYSRDFVRGYLLAYPERPMVRLHAGQNLKTEWRGKWWSSRVVSVDSSLVEVQFLRCDRREWIYRGSTRLAPLYLELQAAERHRPRALPRAQPSARTNMPYVEYTRSDEQANKHPQTALQRQQQLHQQNEEIRRQRAVAKKSTALPPPPPPQSNNANLDNVTSRVVYYTPKNAVKPHKLTPHTCSPQCKRTDVLALKELRTYNPLAKPLLSGWERQIVRFKGNKAVMYVAPCGRRLRGVRELHRYLRATDADMPVDLFDFSPTTHCLAEFVLNKCFVGKKDLSHGKEIVPVPCVNYYDDSLPEFCSYNTERTPTAGVPLNLDPEFLCGCDCEDDCEDKTKCACWQMTLEGARTIGYDGDVGYVYRRLPEPLPSGIYECNSRCKCKNTCLNRVAQHPLQLKLQVFKTMNRGWGIRALNDVPKGAFLCIYAGNLLTDATANLDGLNEGDEYLAELDYIEVVEQMKEGFEEDIPDKIKAKDKKELAKKTTEEDDSSSSSSSSSEEETGSNKNEREDGDFEPGFIGYGVAEFNKRLRRRNSKKEAEEAKQQEKEKGANADDECITISDDEEVREPSCFTAAAGMGKNQFISKYRSVRTLFGEDEACYIMDAKVQGNIGRYLNHSCTPNVFVQNVFVDTHDPRFPWVAFFALHHIRAGTELTWNYNYDVGSVPGKVLYCFCGAPNCRGRLL